The following DNA comes from Eubalaena glacialis isolate mEubGla1 chromosome 1, mEubGla1.1.hap2.+ XY, whole genome shotgun sequence.
AagcagtttccccatctataagcGGGAACACATGAGACAATAATTATAACAACAATTGATAGATCACAGTTATGGATGTGGGATTTTGTGTGATAGGTGCTTGCCTGCCGTTTCATTGCATACACTGTTATGTTTGCAAATGGGGAGAATGTGCACTTTCCTGTTAAGTTTTTGAAGGTTTGAGCCCAATCCATTTGCCAATTTGCAACCCTTGTACCAGATGGCTCAAAAGTGCCTTCCAGGCCTCAGATAGCAGCTCTTGGACCTAAAAGCACTGATACTTGAGGGCAGAAGGTGGCCATCAGGGGCTCAGAGACCCCACAGGTCGAGGTGAAGCCGAGCAGGTCCAGAACTAGGAAGGCAGAGCAGCAGGCACGAGACCCTGCAACCAAGGCAACTTCTGCCTCAGCTGGGAAAAGGCCTggacaggaaaacagaaacaggaaAATCCCCACTGGGGCAAGAGCTGGGGTCCAGGGCTTTGTGGATACCCAGCCCTGAGTCCAGTTATAGGAATGGGTGTCCCAGGCCAGGGAGACATTAAGTGAGCGGTCTGGGACCAGGGCAGAGGCAGGCACCGTCTGGGCACAGACAGTGAGCCAGGAATCTGGGCTCTTGCCCAGACTCTGCCTCCAAGTTTCTCTGGACACAatgctcaacctctctgagcctcaatgtcCTTACCTGGAAAGCAAATGGGCCAGACCAGAAGAGTGGTTCTCTTCCAGCCCTTACAAGAGGGCACTACAGAAGTCCTCTGACATATGACAGAGACAAGGAGCCTACTGGCAGCTCCTGGTGAATGCAGTGCCCTGGGGGGCAGGAGCAGTGAGGTGGGGAGAGGCACGGCCAGCTCCATCCCACCAGGAAGCCGGAGCTCTCTCCAGCCAgaactgctatggtctgaattcATTAGTGGGAAACCCAAACTCCTCTGGAGAGGCACTCGGACTTCTGAACCAAGAGAGGAAACAGCCAGAGACTGTTCCCCCTTTTGTCCGCAATTCATATCAGGCTGGGGACAAGGGCAGAATTCTAAGGCTGCACAACTAATGTGACAACTGGTTTCTAGGCTCAAATTTTCCAGAACTTAATAGGCAAGTGTGAATTCTGCTCCATTTGCAAACATAATGGTCTATGCAACCAGACACAGGAAAAGTACCAAGTCACATGAAATCCCACATCCATAACTGATCTACCAACTGTTGTAATATTTATTATCCCACATGTTCCCTcctacaggtggggaaactgaagcctagGGAGGTGGGgtgacctgctcaaggtcacacagtcgaTAAGCAGCAGAGCCCTGCGAAACTCACAGCATCTGGAATCCACTCCTATCTGTCGCTCTTTCAATCCCAGAACTCCTCCCTTGTGACACAAGAAAGTGGAAGACACCCCCCTGCTCAGGAAGCCAGGTGAGCGGCCACCACACTCACCTGCACATCTCTCTGGACGAGCGTCATGTCCACGTTTGTGCTTTCATCCCGGTTTCCCTGAAAGGAAGCAGGCTGTGAGGTCAAGGTCACTCCTTGGAGTcgcacccctccctccctgttcCTCCTCCCCATGGCCCAGAGATCCACCTCTCCCTGCTGTGGGCCCGATCTCTGCCCTGGGAAAGGtacctgagagagagagatgaggagCCGCTGGAAGTGCCCTGACGTGTCGTTCCGAATGGCCTCCTCCAGGGTCTTTTTGAATTCTAAAAGGGAGACACAGGAAAGGGCCACCCTGTAGCCCAGCGGACCAAGCTGCGCACTGCACACAGTTAACAGTGGGCGCTGGCATGAGGAGACAGGTGGCCCACGTGGCCCCCAGGAACAAACAACCGGAGATCAGGAGGGGCTGTGACTTCCAGGCTGACCTGGCCCCAACCACGACCAGGAGGTTTTCCCCAGCCCTCCCTTACCTCAGTCACCTGCTCCTGTGTAAACAGCGGGCAGGGCTGGGTCTGGGAGGGAATCCCAGTGTGTCGGGGGTGGCGGGAGATAAGGAGGCCAGGAAGGAAGAGAGGCCCTGGGAGAGGGTGTGGCCAAGGCCCTAAAAGCACAGGGATCTGCAAGGGGCAGAGGGCCCCGGGGCCAGCCTAACCTGTCTTGTAGACTCTGTTCAATTCCCGGATGTGCTCATTGCTGCGGGAGGCGAGGATCTCGATCAGGCAGGCTTCATCAGTGCCTGCCCCCTGGGAGGCAGAGAGCACAACAAAGCACAGGCTGGTTACAGCCTCCTCCCTGGCACTCAGGATCCCCCAGGGCACAAACCCCAGAGACAGAAGCCACAGACACAGACCCACCCAtcgtgctgctgctgctgcccggGCCTGAAGCAGCCAGCCTCCCCTCTGCAGTCCCAGGAAAGTACCAGTAATAACAGCAACTCGGTGATAAGTAGAGATCATGGGAAGGATCATCCCCATTCCACCCGCCAGGACACTGAGAATCAGAGAAGTGTAGTAacctgtccaaggccacacagtaaaTGGTGGGGTTGAGAGGTGGACCTGGATCTGTTTTATTCCAAGTTCAGCCCATGAATGAGATGAGAAGCAACTGAGAAAATGGGTTTAAAGCGAGAGCATGACATGTGGGAAAATGTGAGTCCTAGAGTGGACCGTGGAGCATCTGGAGACACCTAGGAGAAGGCAACAACATCGAGGATGGAAGAGATGACCGAGTCAGGGACAGTGCGGAGGCAGAGGACAGGGTCAGTAGCCTGGTTTCTATGTCAGGTTGAATCTTGGTTCTGCTggtcactagctgtgtgaccttgggcatgtcacttcacctctctgtgcctcaggttcctTGACCATAAAATGGAAGTGATACTGCCGGCAGACAGAGTAGGGTGTCCCCGAAGCAAGAGAACCaggaatggctttcttgacatgaGAGAAACCATTTTTAGCCTAAGCTAtcttgtgatctaagcctggccacagtaCTCGCCCTTAAAGGAACAAAAGAACAATAGGAAAGATAACAAATCAGATGTAAAGACTCCCAGCtctgtttcaatggtaaagacTAGCCTGAAGCACTTTCTCCAGCTATTGGCAGAATTTAAACCCCCTTGGGCACTCAACCACCAAatcaactggaacctaagggatgatgatgttgaccttttcaagttTGGACTCTGTGGACCacccaagccccttcatgaatatgcatgtgcctttagcttaaaacttccccaattttgcagTTCCGGGAGATAcggctttgggaaagatccccaatgttcttacttgctgcaagtaataaatccttccttgtcTCGCTCTTTGGCTTGGCTGGGTCTCTTGACACCCACGAAAAGGCGAACCCAGTTTCAGGTAACATCTTCGTGGGGGCAAGAAAAGTCACTGTGCCTATCAGGCCCCTGAGGAATGTTAGATTCCTTCTGCGGCACCTGCTCAGTTCACAAGGACTCCCCTGTCTGTGGGTGCGGCCCCTCCCTATCCACAGGACACCTGTTGGGGGTCTTGGGAGCCACAGGACTGTACAAAACGTGCAGGACCCTCCACTTGGTCATAACTGATTGAACTAGGGGGATACTAAACCCAAACGAAGCCCATCAGAACCTGCCCCCATTTGGAATTTGAACCAAGGGACAGCTGGCCTCTTCTGTAGCTGGATCTCTGACAGGTACATGGAGAATGATCGACAGGGGTGCCGTGCCAAGGAAGGAGAGGCACAGAAGCAGATGGAAGAATGAAGCAGACACTCAAGAAGCAGCAGAGACCAGAGAGAAAGTCTGCCCGGCCCCCTCCCTCTCCAAGCCAGGCTGCTGTTCTGCTTAAGCTCCTCAAGTGTGTTTCTGTTATCTGCTAACAACAGAGTCCTAATGAATGAGGATACCATCCACACCTCCCACTCTTATCACTGCATCACTAGCTCCCTCTGCAACCCCAGCTCCCATCGTGTTTTTAAGATGGAGAGACTTAGATGCTCCCTGATGACGAATGACGCCTCATTTGCCTCTTGGGGGAGCCACCAAAAGTTCCCCTTTCTACAGCATTTGGACTCCAACCGGGAGGGTCCAGGAGCCGTGCTGACAACAGTAGCTAATAAGCGAGCGAAGACACACCACGTGGTCCAGGCCTTTCCCGGGGCTGTATGtccacacaggtacacacacacgcacacacacacacacacacacacacgcccacgTACACACCTTGATGGCTTCCTTTATCTCATAAGCATCAAAGAGGACCGGGGTCTTCATCAGGGCCAAGATTGTCTTCTCAAAGTTTCCTGACAGTTCAGATTTCAGATCTTTGATCAAATCCTGATTGGACattcagacaaacaaacaaaacctatttTGAGAATCCACAGGAGGTGACCAATAGGGACAATATCCCAGATCCAGGGACCAGCAGCATCTGCAGAAGAGCCAAACCTCAGGCCCCAGCCAGACCTGCAGAATCAGAGCTTGCATTCAAACCAGATTCCCAGGGGACTCATGGCCATTAAAGTAGGAGAGGCACTGGGCCAGAACACTAGCCTATATGTACCCAGTGGTTACCTTTCTAAAGATCCGAAAGCCCCCAAAATCAAAATACGGCCCCCTTGAATTTGTTCAGTACTTAAAGCCTCTTCCTTCAGAGGGAAATAACTTGCCCATGGTCTTGGTGAGTCGTGGCACAGCCAGGCTGGAACCCAGATTCCTGGGCGCCTCTCATCAAACCTCAGTACCCTGTGGACTCTGGGATTTCTCCTTCAGAGCATCCTTTGCTTCTAGAAGATGCCATCAGCTGAGAGCCAGCAGGAAATGCCCTAATGTGCCTTATGGTTTGTCCAGGAGATCTAGGCCCACTAGGCCCCAAGGAAAAGCAGGAGTAGGGCTGTGCTAGAGGATATGCCTTAATTCAGGAaggacacccccccacccccatctcgcCAACACTCACCTTCCCATAAGCTGTCTTGAAGGACAGGAGGATCTGCTGCCGCTGCTTGTTGGAGCGACTCCCCAGGCAGTCAGTGATGGCCTGCTCATCAGtccctggaggaaggagaggtgggagtgggcagggctgggggtcgTGGGGATGCTCTGCGGCTACAGACTTTCCTGGCCTGGGTCTTCCAATTCTCCTGGGCATCCCAACTGCACCCCCGTATCCACCTTCTCTTCCTCCACCACTGGGGCCAGGCTGCCTCCACCCAGCGACCCCAGCCCACAGAGCCACTGTGTAACTGCCTAGGGAGTCGGGGGGTGATTAGGACTTGCGCCACCTGGGGTCTCTCACCAAAGCCCTTCATGGCCTTCCGCAGGACCTCGGCGTCTCGCAGGGGGTCAAACCCAGGAGCATCTGTGATGGTGCCTCGGTTTCCAAACTgctcagacagacagacagtaaGAATGCTATATCCCCCAGATGTGAGACTGCCTGCCCCAGACTCTGGAAATAACCTTTCCTCTACAACTTGGGGTACCTGAAGGAGCCTGCAATCAACAGCACAGGGGACTCGACATTGAGTCGGCCTAACGTGACCATTACCTGTCCTGGCGCTGAAACGTCTGCCTGGCTCCCGTGGCTAGGAGCCCACCTAGAGCTGAGTCCTGATGCTGAAAATCTACCCTATGCCTGGGTCTTCCAGGCCTGGGCCCGGGCTCCTGATGAAGGGGAGGCCTCAGGAACAGGGGTGCGGCCTCTCCTCAAGGCCTCAGCACTACAGCACACATCAGGGCTTCCCTAACGGGCCTGCTTAGTCCACCTTTGTGCACACTAGAAACAGGTGTTCCCTTGGGATACAGGTGTCCAGCCTTCACGATGGTACATGCAGCCCAGCTACCTCTCGGACTAGCTCTCATTTCCCGGCACTGTTTTCTGGACTCTACGACCCGCTTGCCTGCTGGACTCCTTCCTGATATGACAGCTACACTCCAAGCAAACTTGATTTTTCCTGCGGAAACTCTCCCTTGGTGGATTATCTAGTACAAACTGGTTTTAACAGAGTTAAGGAGATAAGCTGAGAGAAAAGATAAGAgggaaggcagagagggaggatGCAGAGCAGGGCAGGGGTAGGGGGATGtgtgggtgtgagggagggaggggaatggaCCCTCTGACTAAAAATAGTAGTCAACCACATACCACTAGCCCTGTGCTTGGCTGGTTTGGCTGTGTAACCATGACAATGAATTCTAGGCTCTGCAAACATGAACTGCTCTCCAAAACGAGCCAAGAGCAGCCCTGAAAGAACTGCCAACAATCTTCCCTACCCAAAGGAGCTGGTTTTAAGAATCCTCTGAAGCTAGTCTGGGAGGGCACATCCGGGGGATTGAAAACTAAGAGCCATTGGGCAAAGGCCTTGAGACCAGTTCTTACAAAACCCAGGCAGTAAATAACACCAGACGAATGAAGAGTACCCGGAGGCATTTAGACCCAACTCCCACAGGGACCATCTAACAAGCTGCGACAAAGAGGGTGGCTCCCTAGGTCCTCAGGCATACAAACAGGGGATGGGGAGTCTGTGAGAAAGtgacactgaaaactacaagttAGAGCTGGAGGACCTagtccaccccccgccccccgtccccTGCACGGTCCCCAGCCCTGCTGGCAGAGGACACTGGGCCACATGTCTCGGGCCCTTGGAGCCAGGCCTGGACAGAGAGTAGCACAAAGTTGGCACTCACCTGGGCTGGGGGCACAGCAGGGGTGACGGTCCCGGACCCAGAGTACCCTGGGTAGCTTGGCACCGGCTGCTGTCCCGGAGGTGGCATTGGCGACTGCCCAGGGTAGGTCATGGGCGGCTGTCCAGGGTAGGCCCCCGGGGGCTGCTGCCCAGGGGGCGGCATGGGCTGGCCTGACACAGGGGCCCCTGGGTATGGCGGATACGAGGGCATCCCAGAGGGTGGGTTTCCTCCAGGGGGCGGGTACATTCCATATGGAGGAACAGGCTGCTGGGCGGAAGGGGAATGCCCGAACCCCCCCGGGGGGACGGGAGGGTAACCGCCCCCAGGGGCCCCCGGGTACAGGTTTGGCACGTTGGCTCCTCCGAATGTCCCGGACATGTTGGCAGCCTGAAAGTCCACGAAGCAAGAGCCTTAGACTAACATCCCCTGAGGGGTACAGCCATACTCCGTCCATCTGCCCTTCCCCACCCTGAGCCCTGCAGCGGGCACCCAGGAGCCACACTCAGCTCAAGCCAAGTCCGAGCACCACCGGCTTCTCAGCAAGGCCCACCTTGCCCACCCACCTTGTCCCACATGCCCTCTACCTGCACTGCTGACCCCCTTTACCTGCCCCGTGCCCAAAGAACCCACACTCACTCTAATACCACACCGTTTCCTTATGCTACTGTCTGTCTCTTCCCAGTGGATGGTAAGTACTCTCAGGCTGGGATTTTtctatctccagtgcctagaatggGCCTGGCACAAATTTAGACTGTGGAGTGGTTACACCGTTTACATTGAGCATACCTTTGTTTTTAGATGATAAAATATGCTATTTTACAAGCAAATCAACAAAAGTAGCATGTGTGTCCATGCTACCGGGCACCTGCTGCCAGGCCCAACCAGGAGAGTCATCCACATGTACCAACAGCCCCTGCACGCGAGTGGCCACCTGCACAtggcacatgcatgcacacacaggtGCACACCCTCACCCCTCCATCCCTACGCTGAGCTCATACAGAAGGTGCTCGATGCATACTCCACGAAGGCCCCACCCCTACCCAATCCCCCAGAGCTGAAAGGGACCTGGAAGACCATGTGACCCAATGCATTCCCCCACCGCTCATTTTACAGACGGGAAAATCAAGATGCAGAGAGGGACAGTGAGCCGGTGAGAGCCCTGATGGAAACCATCACGTCCTAAGATATAGCTCGACACCCTCGGCGcccacagatacacacacacacacacacacacacacctctgacACCACGGAAGCCAGCAGCCTTTCTCCCTCTGGCCACGCCGGTGTGGCCCCCGGGGCAGCCCAGCAGGAGGGCTGGACTCACCATTCCTGAGAGGTAGTCCTGGTTGAACTGCCCTGCATAGCTGGCCACGTTATCCAGCCCGATGGGGGGCATGTTGGGTGGTGGGTAGCCAGCACCTCCCCAGGCACCGCCACCTGAAAGCAACATCAAGCTTGTCGGCGCCCCCGCGGTTCCCCAGCAGGACAAGGCAGAGACATCAAGCTCCCAGGTGGTCGGAGGGGAAGCCAAGCAGAGCCGCGGACAGTCCTATATAGACCACACGGAAAACACTTGGGCAACAAAGTCTAGCCAGATCCCGCTgccagaggaagggagaagggaaccTTCAATTCGGTGTTCAGCAAACACTCCCAAGACCCTCTGTGGGGTATTAAGGTAGGAGGGCCAAGGGCAGACCTGCCCTCCTGGGCTCACCCCCATGGAGTGGGAGTACAGACATAAAGACAGGTCACTCGGGGACACTGTGCCAAGCCCAGGGCAGCGGCAAGCTCAGGGATCACTGAGAGTCCACAGTGATGGAGAACCACGGCAGGGGGGGGTGGGCGTCGGGGTGGGGTGTCCTGCCAATCTGGCTGTGTGCTGTCATCACAAGTCTGTaaggggcagggagaggcagggTGACAGGACGGAGGGAGACAGGGCTCGGTTATGGAAAACAGACACCTGTCCTTGTCAGGAGGACAACAGGGGAACAGCAGTAAAGACCCCCAGCTCTGAAAACATCGGGACCGGGGTATGTGCCCCGGGGCAAGGCACTCAACCACCCtggctcagtttcctcaggtGAAGTGGGGATAATTAGTGTTTGCCTCAAATTGCTGTGAGGAGGATTAAGAGAGTTAATGCCGGGCAGGGCTTAGCTGGGAGCCTGGTGAGCATTCATATGTTACCGCTGTCACCATGACAAGCAGCAGGGCAGCCAGGCAGCTAGCATCATCCTGCGGGCTGTTGGCCTGTTAGATGCAGCCCTGTCCATGACAGCGAAAAGGCCCTGAGGGCCTCGTGTTTGGCTTTCCAGCCCCAGGGCTCCGGGATACTCAGGACGGTCCCGGAATCGCCCGCCCGCTCCCTCTCTTGCTGCTCAGGTGATGACAGAGGTGGCAGTGGTAGGACACGGGTGCCTGACCAGCTGGCGCAGCCTCCCTGCTATCGGGCCACAGGAGCAGCTGCAGCAGTAACGTCTGACCCTTAGCAACTGCCTccacttcctctctctg
Coding sequences within:
- the ANXA11 gene encoding annexin A11 — protein: MSYPGYPPPAGGYPPAAPGGGAWGGAGYPPPNMPPIGLDNVASYAGQFNQDYLSGMAANMSGTFGGANVPNLYPGAPGGGYPPVPPGGFGHSPSAQQPVPPYGMYPPPGGNPPSGMPSYPPYPGAPVSGQPMPPPGQQPPGAYPGQPPMTYPGQSPMPPPGQQPVPSYPGYSGSGTVTPAVPPAQFGNRGTITDAPGFDPLRDAEVLRKAMKGFGTDEQAITDCLGSRSNKQRQQILLSFKTAYGKDLIKDLKSELSGNFEKTILALMKTPVLFDAYEIKEAIKGAGTDEACLIEILASRSNEHIRELNRVYKTEFKKTLEEAIRNDTSGHFQRLLISLSQGNRDESTNVDMTLVQRDVQELYAAGENRLGTDESKFNAVLCSRSRAHLVAVFNEYQRMTGRDIEKSICREMSGDLEQGMLAVVKCLKNTPAFFAERLNKAMRGAGTKDRTLIRIMVSRSEIDLLDIRAEYKRLYGKSLYHDITGDTSGDYRKILLKICGGND